In a genomic window of Deinococcus ruber:
- the rapZ gene encoding RNase adapter RapZ: MPFIVVSGLSGSGKSTALRTLEDAGYFATDNLPPELWGAMSDLAKARNIERVVVSTDARTRDFLASLDASFERLKRRQEGVRIFFLEATPEVLLRRYNLSRRTHPLGDPSLLLDIAREAELLSPLRAIADTVIDTTALSNIQLAERITGLLGLPQDFDLRLTTFGFKNAPPRDVDLVLDVRTLPNPYYDPELRPKTGLNPDVARYVFQGEESEAFYEQLRGYVETSAERARDAGRHAYSVAVGCTGGQHRSVAVAERLKNDLAGLGARVIDHRDIPVGET; the protein is encoded by the coding sequence ATGCCTTTTATCGTCGTCTCTGGTCTGTCCGGCAGCGGCAAGAGTACCGCCCTGCGAACGCTGGAAGACGCTGGATACTTTGCCACCGACAATCTGCCGCCCGAGCTGTGGGGAGCCATGAGCGACCTCGCAAAAGCCCGCAACATCGAGCGCGTGGTGGTCAGCACCGACGCCCGCACCCGCGACTTCCTGGCGTCGCTGGATGCCAGTTTCGAGCGCCTGAAGCGGCGGCAGGAAGGCGTGAGGATCTTCTTTCTGGAGGCCACGCCCGAGGTGCTGCTGCGCCGCTATAACCTGTCGCGCCGCACGCACCCGCTGGGAGATCCCAGCCTGCTGCTCGACATTGCCCGTGAAGCCGAGCTGCTGTCTCCGCTGCGGGCCATTGCCGATACCGTGATCGACACCACCGCCCTCAGCAATATCCAGCTTGCCGAGCGAATTACCGGACTGCTGGGCCTGCCGCAGGATTTCGATCTGCGCCTGACCACCTTCGGGTTCAAAAATGCGCCGCCCCGCGACGTGGATCTGGTGCTGGACGTTCGCACGCTGCCCAATCCGTATTACGACCCGGAACTGCGGCCCAAAACCGGCCTGAATCCGGACGTTGCCCGCTACGTGTTTCAGGGCGAGGAGAGCGAAGCGTTTTACGAACAGTTGCGCGGATATGTAGAGACCAGTGCCGAACGCGCCAGAGACGCGGGGCGGCATGCCTACAGCGTGGCGGTGGGCTGTACCGGGGGCCAGCACCGCAGCGTGGCCGTTGCCGAACGCCTCAAGAACGATCTGGCAGGGCTGGGTGCCCGCGTGATCGACCACCGCGACATTCCGGTTGGAGAAACCTGA
- the recF gene encoding DNA replication/repair protein RecF (All proteins in this family for which functions are known are DNA-binding proteins that assist the filamentation of RecA onto DNA for the initiation of recombination or recombinational repair.) → MLLQSLSTLNYRNLADATLRFPAGVTGIWGANGAGKTNLLEAAYLALTGLTDAPRLEVLVRSGEREAYVRAESWQGGSLSVLETGVGRGRRTTKLDGVRVRGQELPRGSAVWIRPEDSELVYGAPTLRRAFLDQLLSRLSPRHAQMLQRYERGVAQRNAALKAGEDWAMGVWDEQLVTLGSEIMTLRRRAVQRMATLAAENHAALGSRKPLYLELVETTTPESFRHDLKRRRGEELSRGATVLGPHRDDLRLMLGDFSAADYASRGEARTIALALRKAELDLLQERYQEPPILLIDDFSAELDPQRRSFLLRLAASVPQAIVTGTEGFPGAVQSLRAEAGQFLPTQAPSSAPAPQLDTAEVKL, encoded by the coding sequence GTGCTGCTCCAGTCGCTTTCTACCCTGAATTACCGCAACCTGGCCGACGCGACGCTGCGGTTTCCGGCAGGCGTGACCGGTATCTGGGGTGCCAACGGCGCGGGCAAGACCAATCTGCTGGAGGCGGCCTACCTCGCCCTGACCGGCCTGACCGACGCCCCCCGGCTGGAAGTGCTGGTTCGCAGCGGCGAGCGGGAAGCGTATGTGCGGGCCGAGTCGTGGCAGGGCGGCAGCCTGAGCGTGCTCGAAACCGGGGTGGGCCGGGGCCGCCGCACCACCAAGCTCGACGGCGTGCGGGTGCGCGGTCAGGAACTGCCCAGGGGAAGTGCCGTGTGGATCAGGCCCGAAGACAGCGAACTGGTGTACGGCGCACCGACGCTGCGGCGGGCCTTCCTCGATCAGCTGTTGTCGCGCCTGTCGCCCCGCCACGCCCAGATGCTCCAGCGCTACGAGCGCGGGGTGGCGCAGCGCAACGCCGCTCTGAAGGCCGGGGAAGACTGGGCGATGGGCGTCTGGGACGAACAACTGGTCACGCTGGGCAGTGAAATTATGACGCTGCGGCGGCGGGCGGTGCAGCGCATGGCGACGCTGGCGGCAGAAAATCACGCGGCACTGGGTAGCCGCAAGCCGCTGTATCTGGAACTGGTCGAAACGACCACGCCCGAGAGTTTCCGGCACGACCTGAAGCGCCGCCGGGGTGAGGAACTGAGCCGGGGAGCCACCGTGCTGGGGCCACACCGCGACGATCTGCGCCTGATGCTGGGCGACTTTTCCGCTGCCGACTACGCCAGCCGGGGCGAGGCACGCACCATCGCTCTGGCGCTGCGAAAGGCCGAACTCGATCTGCTTCAGGAGCGCTATCAGGAACCGCCGATTCTGCTGATCGACGACTTTTCAGCCGAACTCGATCCGCAGAGGCGCTCGTTTCTGCTGCGGCTGGCGGCGTCGGTGCCGCAGGCCATCGTGACCGGCACCGAAGGATTTCCCGGCGCAGTTCAGAGCCTGCGGGCCGAGGCGGGCCAGTTTCTGCCCACGCAGGCTCCCAGCAGCGCACCTGCGCCACAGCTGGATACGGCAGAGGTGAAGCTATGA
- a CDS encoding DUF721 domain-containing protein — protein MSRRTGQTHDMRALLGTTLKSRGLRLGVSRARSVLLWPQVVGPELARLTRPRNQHGSTLFIEARDSAQAHHLSMQRHHFLAKLQQMMGDESVTELRFVVGTLPPDVRAIQPDLLPAPDRMRARELVREVPADLKDVAQQAAEAITRARRWREQQGYRPCPVCGEASAEQPCRACTLTLQDPQVGRAAPRLARNPALIHVLPQTLGDSGTAAARHLALELLKDQMELLALECVRSGGEVYYREYLGEQARLYLALSQRRESVRLTQAALRLLPERVQTVLREE, from the coding sequence ATGAGCCGCCGAACCGGACAGACCCACGACATGCGGGCGCTGCTGGGCACCACGCTGAAAAGCCGGGGGCTGCGGCTGGGTGTGAGCCGCGCCCGCAGCGTCTTGCTGTGGCCGCAGGTGGTCGGCCCAGAACTGGCGCGGCTGACCCGGCCCCGCAATCAGCACGGCAGCACCCTGTTTATCGAGGCCCGCGACAGCGCCCAGGCACACCACCTCTCGATGCAGCGTCACCATTTTCTGGCGAAGTTGCAGCAGATGATGGGTGATGAGAGCGTGACCGAACTGCGCTTTGTGGTCGGTACGCTGCCGCCCGATGTGCGTGCGATTCAGCCCGATCTGCTGCCCGCCCCCGACCGCATGCGTGCCCGCGAACTGGTGCGCGAGGTGCCCGCCGATCTGAAAGACGTGGCGCAGCAGGCCGCCGAAGCCATTACCCGCGCCCGGCGCTGGCGCGAGCAGCAGGGCTACCGCCCGTGCCCGGTGTGCGGCGAGGCCAGCGCCGAGCAGCCCTGCCGCGCCTGCACCCTGACGCTGCAAGACCCGCAGGTGGGCAGGGCTGCACCCAGGCTGGCCCGCAATCCAGCCCTGATTCATGTGTTGCCGCAGACCCTGGGCGACAGCGGCACGGCGGCGGCCCGCCATCTGGCGCTCGAACTGCTGAAGGATCAGATGGAACTGCTGGCGCTGGAATGCGTGCGGAGCGGCGGCGAGGTGTATTACCGCGAGTATCTGGGCGAGCAGGCGCGGCTGTACCTGGCGTTGTCGCAGCGCCGGGAGAGCGTGCGGCTGACGCAGGCGGCCCTGCGGCTGCTGCCAGAGCGGGTACAGACGGTTCTGCGGGAGGAGTGA
- a CDS encoding MogA/MoaB family molybdenum cofactor biosynthesis protein: MGREEHQEAAQGAVKVGVLTISDTRTQDTDNSGQYLMQQLQESGHEVVEYRIVKDDALEIRSALNAMMKTAQVILSSGGTGITGRDVTIPVVESLLTKPMPGFGELFRMLSYQQVKGAAMLSRAVGGLARNTLIFALPGSQNAAQTAWEGLLRDELSHLVFEMTRQPQPLSGSSVSLPSGSGPLHVLGGYVEDAEGAADVLEVEPPRI, translated from the coding sequence ATGGGCCGAGAAGAACATCAGGAAGCCGCGCAGGGTGCCGTCAAGGTGGGCGTGTTGACCATTTCCGACACCCGCACTCAGGACACCGACAACAGCGGTCAATATCTGATGCAGCAGCTTCAGGAGAGCGGGCATGAGGTGGTCGAATACCGCATCGTCAAGGATGATGCGCTCGAGATTCGCAGCGCTCTGAACGCCATGATGAAGACCGCGCAGGTGATTCTGAGCAGCGGCGGCACCGGCATTACCGGGCGCGACGTGACCATTCCGGTGGTCGAGAGCCTGCTGACCAAACCGATGCCGGGCTTTGGCGAGCTGTTCCGCATGCTCAGCTATCAGCAGGTGAAAGGGGCGGCCATGCTGTCGCGGGCGGTGGGCGGTCTGGCCCGCAACACATTGATCTTTGCGCTGCCGGGCAGCCAGAATGCCGCTCAGACCGCCTGGGAAGGACTGCTGCGCGACGAGCTTTCGCATCTGGTGTTCGAGATGACCCGGCAGCCGCAACCGCTCAGTGGATCGTCTGTTTCGCTGCCCTCCGGCTCTGGCCCGCTGCACGTGCTGGGCGGCTACGTCGAAGACGCAGAGGGCGCGGCAGATGTGCTGGAAGTCGAGCCGCCGAGGATCTGA
- a CDS encoding TerD family protein: MPALQRGERAPLSQFTSAQRFTLTARLPMVSPPDLSVFGLDEARQLSDDRYFIFYNQRQSPEHALQLDATGQIFTIDLSKIPLAIHRLLLTATHDDYSFHTMSEGHASLNEDGRERVRFSISGSLFQEERAVILMELYRYKDHWRIAGVGQGFSGGLQALLESMGGVVTDPAPAPLPAATPPVRTPEAVWKPLESAPQSVTGPDTCRRCGRAGTFFRRLDTQQLCRECSSDLQAGMQRFRIRFQAACADNLMELHEWRDLQQTIFQERLNATDALAFVRPQAVNLLERTVMMARADGLLDPKTEEVFYRLQQLLQVPNTLLTRALTDLEELRAATHIRAGRVPTIQSALILDSGEIAHFETPATYRHVTATRSRNISGRLTLTSKQIHFVGPEGGWNIQFGKVLRIEELPNGVNLELGVKKGSGVYQVERSLLLAATLDALVRMHKRLMLLPQTEKASRHIPQDVRNQVWHHDQGKCRECGDSNYLEFDHIIPFSKGGASTFGNLQLLCRRCNLKKGDRL, from the coding sequence ATGCCCGCCCTACAACGCGGTGAACGCGCCCCTTTATCTCAGTTCACGTCAGCACAGCGCTTCACCCTGACGGCCCGCCTGCCGATGGTCAGTCCACCTGATCTGAGCGTCTTTGGACTTGATGAAGCGCGCCAACTCTCTGATGATCGGTATTTCATCTTCTACAACCAGCGTCAGAGTCCTGAACACGCTCTCCAGCTCGATGCAACAGGCCAAATCTTCACTATCGATCTGAGCAAAATCCCTTTGGCAATTCACCGGTTATTGCTGACAGCAACCCATGATGACTACTCCTTCCACACGATGTCGGAGGGTCATGCTTCTCTGAACGAAGACGGACGAGAAAGAGTCAGATTCTCTATTTCCGGCTCTCTGTTTCAGGAGGAACGCGCCGTTATTCTTATGGAGTTGTACAGATACAAAGACCACTGGCGCATCGCGGGTGTCGGGCAGGGATTTTCCGGTGGGCTTCAGGCGCTGCTCGAATCGATGGGCGGGGTTGTAACAGACCCGGCGCCTGCACCCCTGCCTGCTGCCACGCCACCTGTCCGAACCCCTGAAGCCGTCTGGAAGCCGCTGGAGTCAGCTCCCCAGAGCGTAACCGGGCCAGATACCTGCCGCCGTTGCGGGCGGGCGGGCACGTTTTTTCGTCGCCTGGATACCCAGCAGCTCTGCCGAGAATGCAGCAGTGACCTTCAGGCTGGCATGCAGCGCTTCCGAATTCGGTTTCAGGCCGCCTGCGCCGACAATCTGATGGAACTGCACGAGTGGCGCGATTTGCAGCAGACCATCTTTCAGGAGCGACTGAACGCCACCGACGCACTGGCCTTTGTTCGCCCGCAGGCGGTCAATCTGCTGGAACGCACCGTCATGATGGCCCGCGCCGACGGTCTTCTGGACCCGAAGACTGAAGAGGTGTTCTACCGTCTACAGCAGCTCTTACAGGTACCCAACACTCTCCTGACGCGGGCGCTGACCGATCTGGAAGAGCTTCGCGCTGCCACACACATTCGGGCGGGAAGAGTACCGACCATTCAGAGCGCTCTGATCCTGGACAGCGGAGAAATCGCGCATTTCGAGACGCCCGCGACCTACCGCCACGTCACAGCCACCCGCAGCCGAAATATCTCAGGCCGCCTGACACTTACGAGCAAGCAGATACATTTCGTCGGGCCGGAAGGCGGCTGGAATATTCAGTTTGGAAAAGTCCTGAGAATCGAAGAGCTGCCGAACGGCGTCAATCTGGAATTGGGCGTCAAGAAGGGAAGCGGCGTGTATCAGGTCGAGCGCTCACTGCTGCTGGCCGCCACCCTGGATGCCCTTGTCAGGATGCATAAACGCCTGATGCTGCTTCCTCAGACCGAAAAGGCGTCTCGCCACATCCCCCAGGACGTCCGAAATCAGGTCTGGCACCACGATCAGGGAAAATGCCGGGAATGCGGCGACAGCAACTATCTGGAATTCGATCACATCATTCCCTTCAGCAAGGGTGGCGCGAGTACCTTCGGAAATCTCCAACTGCTGTGTCGTCGGTGCAATCTGAAGAAAGGAGACAGACTCTAA
- a CDS encoding endonuclease MutS2 — translation MPFDEAALATLDFSRIREALASRAATRLGVERAQSLSPSASADFVARALDELEDALFGVSLSLGGVQDVRPLVERAAEGRVLSGQELLEVGYTLDAAMTVKRSVATNSRGPLLNVVTTFAGSGLADHTLIVRRVLESIDRGGEVRDDATPKLRELRRRLGPLRDRIRERLTNTLEQWADVLQENIVTLRRDRYVVPVQASRVGQVQGIIVDSSASGQTYFVEPASITPLNNELARLLLDEEAEVRRILTELSGLVAQDEGIHGTILTLAELDLIASKARLARDWRLNRPKPGPDGVYDLKEARHPLIDNAVSNDLSLGTASSGEVRLILITGPNMGGKTATLKTLGLAVLMHQCGLYVAATSATLPIVNDVLVDIGDEQSIEASLSTFASHLKHLRQILEVADRRTLVLIDELGSGTDPQEGAALSQAIIERLLSQDARGVITSHLAPLKLFALETPGLKNASMGFDLAALAPTYRLQVGQPGRSYALAIARRMGLPEGVMGRAETILGPEGGLLEALLENLEQERAQLSADLSAARAARISVESELGRVQQERAAIQSRRDELIAEASQKAETLYVNALEQVRSLRARAREESGRPRVLEELRQLRRTAQAERPQAQVEAPRGDPLRAGSIVDVPAYGATGQVLEVRGDELVVQLGVMKVNVRRRDVRMKVEDAPKVKAKSSFVGTTTTTFQTELQLRGHHVEEAVEELRQAVGEAHALKESPLRVVHGKGQGVLRRLLRDYLKSDKRVESFHDAEPNQGGHGVTIVNIRR, via the coding sequence GTGCCGTTCGATGAAGCCGCCCTCGCCACCCTCGATTTCTCCCGCATCCGCGAGGCGCTCGCCAGCCGTGCCGCCACCCGTCTGGGCGTGGAGCGTGCTCAGAGTCTGTCGCCCAGCGCCAGCGCCGACTTCGTGGCGAGGGCGCTCGATGAACTGGAAGACGCGCTGTTTGGCGTGAGCCTGAGTCTGGGCGGCGTGCAGGACGTGCGCCCGCTGGTCGAGCGTGCCGCCGAAGGCCGGGTGCTGAGCGGTCAGGAACTGCTGGAAGTCGGGTATACGCTCGACGCCGCCATGACCGTCAAGAGATCGGTGGCGACCAATTCGCGCGGGCCGCTGCTGAACGTGGTGACCACCTTTGCCGGAAGTGGCCTGGCCGACCACACCCTGATCGTGCGCCGGGTGCTGGAAAGCATCGACCGGGGCGGTGAGGTGCGCGACGACGCCACGCCCAAGCTGCGCGAGTTGCGCCGCCGCCTGGGGCCGCTGCGTGACCGCATCCGTGAGCGCCTGACCAACACGCTGGAGCAGTGGGCCGACGTGCTTCAGGAAAATATCGTGACGCTGCGCCGTGACCGATACGTGGTGCCGGTGCAGGCCAGCCGGGTCGGACAGGTGCAGGGCATCATCGTGGATTCCAGCGCGTCGGGGCAGACGTATTTCGTGGAACCCGCCAGCATCACGCCGCTGAACAACGAACTTGCTCGGCTGCTGCTCGACGAAGAGGCCGAGGTGCGGCGCATCCTGACAGAGCTGTCGGGGCTGGTGGCGCAGGACGAGGGCATTCACGGCACCATCCTGACGCTCGCAGAACTCGACCTGATCGCCAGCAAGGCCCGGCTGGCCCGCGACTGGCGACTGAACCGCCCGAAGCCGGGGCCAGACGGCGTATACGACCTGAAGGAAGCCCGCCACCCGCTGATCGACAATGCCGTCTCCAACGATCTGAGTCTGGGCACCGCGTCCTCTGGAGAGGTGCGCCTGATCCTCATTACTGGCCCGAACATGGGTGGTAAGACCGCCACCCTCAAAACCCTGGGGCTGGCAGTTCTGATGCACCAGTGCGGCCTGTATGTGGCGGCGACCAGTGCCACACTGCCTATCGTCAATGACGTGCTGGTCGATATCGGTGACGAGCAGAGCATCGAGGCGAGCCTGTCCACCTTCGCGTCGCATCTCAAGCACCTGCGGCAGATTCTGGAAGTCGCAGACCGCCGCACGCTGGTCCTGATCGACGAGTTGGGCAGCGGCACCGATCCGCAGGAGGGCGCGGCGCTCAGTCAGGCGATCATCGAGCGGTTGCTCTCGCAGGACGCACGCGGCGTCATCACCTCGCATCTGGCCCCGCTCAAGCTGTTCGCGCTGGAAACGCCCGGCCTGAAGAATGCCAGCATGGGTTTTGATCTGGCGGCGCTCGCGCCCACGTACCGCCTTCAGGTGGGCCAGCCGGGGCGCAGCTACGCGCTCGCCATCGCCCGCCGCATGGGGTTGCCCGAGGGCGTCATGGGCCGCGCCGAAACCATCCTGGGGCCGGAAGGTGGCCTGCTGGAAGCGCTGCTGGAGAATCTGGAGCAGGAACGCGCCCAGCTGAGCGCCGATCTGAGTGCGGCGCGGGCGGCCCGGATCAGTGTGGAAAGCGAGCTGGGGCGCGTGCAGCAGGAGCGGGCGGCCATCCAGTCGCGGCGTGACGAACTGATCGCGGAGGCCTCGCAGAAGGCCGAGACGCTGTATGTGAACGCGCTGGAGCAGGTCCGCAGTCTGCGGGCACGCGCCCGCGAGGAAAGCGGGCGGCCCCGCGTGCTGGAGGAGCTGCGGCAGCTTCGGCGCACCGCCCAGGCCGAGCGCCCACAGGCGCAGGTCGAAGCGCCACGCGGCGACCCGCTGCGGGCCGGAAGCATCGTGGACGTTCCGGCATATGGGGCCACCGGGCAGGTGCTGGAAGTGCGCGGCGACGAACTGGTGGTGCAGCTCGGCGTGATGAAGGTGAACGTGCGCCGCCGCGACGTGAGGATGAAGGTCGAGGACGCGCCCAAGGTGAAGGCGAAATCCAGTTTCGTGGGCACGACCACGACCACCTTTCAGACCGAGCTGCAACTGCGCGGGCACCACGTCGAGGAGGCGGTGGAGGAGCTGCGGCAGGCGGTGGGCGAGGCGCACGCCCTCAAGGAATCGCCGCTGCGGGTGGTACACGGCAAGGGCCAGGGCGTGTTGCGGCGATTGCTGCGCGATTATCTGAAGTCCGACAAGCGCGTCGAGAGCTTCCACGACGCCGAACCCAACCAGGGCGGGCACGGCGTCACGATTGTCAATATTCGCAGGTAA
- the rlmN gene encoding 23S rRNA (adenine(2503)-C(2))-methyltransferase RlmN, with product MQLLLDLHPDAYPLEGYRRKQLLEWIFVHGAGSFEAMTNLPAAVRAELSESYTLDPFKAIETFASTDGSVKYLFTLPDNRQMEAVYMPYLDRKTICVSTMVGCPAKCAFCATGALGFGRNLTAGEVVGQILAVARDQGMSPRELRNLVFMGMGEPLLNYDHTIGAARLLLHPQALGMSKRRVTLSTVGLPKGIRKLAQEDDLGIKLAISLHAPDEATRQQIIPTSYANTIADIMASAREYQAVTGRRVTFEYAMLKGVNDSVWQAEALADLLRGLVSHVNLIPMNPWEGSGFEESSEAQLQLFYDTLEDRGVEVSVRRSRGRDAGAACGQLALKHPEAVQATA from the coding sequence ATGCAGCTTCTCCTCGACCTCCACCCCGACGCCTATCCACTCGAAGGCTACCGCCGCAAGCAGTTGCTGGAGTGGATCTTCGTGCATGGCGCTGGAAGTTTCGAGGCCATGACCAACCTGCCTGCGGCGGTGCGGGCCGAGCTGAGCGAGTCGTATACCCTCGACCCTTTCAAGGCCATCGAAACCTTTGCCAGCACCGACGGCAGCGTCAAATACCTGTTTACCCTGCCCGACAACCGCCAGATGGAAGCGGTGTACATGCCGTATCTCGACCGCAAGACCATCTGTGTTTCGACGATGGTGGGCTGTCCGGCCAAGTGCGCCTTCTGCGCCACCGGGGCGCTGGGCTTCGGGCGCAATCTGACGGCGGGCGAAGTGGTAGGGCAGATTCTGGCGGTGGCCCGCGATCAGGGCATGTCGCCCCGCGAACTGCGAAATCTGGTGTTCATGGGCATGGGCGAGCCGCTGCTGAACTACGATCACACCATCGGCGCGGCGAGGTTGTTGCTGCACCCGCAGGCACTGGGCATGAGCAAACGCCGCGTCACGCTTAGCACGGTGGGGCTGCCCAAGGGTATTCGCAAACTGGCGCAGGAAGACGACCTGGGCATCAAGCTCGCCATCAGCCTGCACGCCCCCGACGAGGCCACGCGGCAGCAGATCATTCCAACCAGTTACGCCAACACCATCGCCGACATCATGGCTTCGGCCCGCGAGTATCAGGCAGTCACGGGCCGCCGCGTGACCTTCGAGTACGCCATGCTCAAGGGGGTCAACGACTCTGTGTGGCAGGCCGAAGCGCTGGCCGACCTGCTGCGCGGCCTCGTGTCGCACGTCAACCTGATTCCCATGAATCCCTGGGAAGGCAGCGGTTTCGAGGAGAGCAGCGAGGCGCAGCTTCAGCTGTTTTACGACACTCTCGAAGACCGGGGCGTCGAGGTCAGTGTGCGCCGCAGCCGGGGGCGCGATGCGGGCGCAGCCTGCGGGCAGCTGGCACTCAAGCACCCGGAAGCGGTACAGGCCACCGCCTGA
- a CDS encoding tetratricopeptide repeat protein, with the protein MSHKLPILLLSAALTFAASGQTLAQTAAEEIGVTQISTTLQQTQPTAPQIKIPAVITQAVQATNAAADALNAVPSGPALPPVVPPTPVYLAGLSTAQQSLQAGNYRQAQKQYEALVAQNYQNPQAHFGLGLSLFAQSDLNGAKFEFSQLAALDPSGFEGPYNLGVIASRQGQSAEALTQFGKAAGLARGKVTVAVMRQVLEALAGEQTRKQDYTGLVATLSEMSRAEPTDLTLQVREAQALVLSGQGTVALPVLYAVRQTDPGNVDAALLTADIYIDQKLQSRAIRELDLATAAATDGSAKGRLLLHKAELLAAVSPSKDALQAAVAATQADSRNAAAFAKLGELRFARTDRSGALSAWQAAVKLEPKNGLYRANLAVVRLSLGQLSEAAQDARSASNLSSDNATVARAQFVLGVASYRQKAYAQARSVLASSVLKAPSAEAYLWLGLTSYALKDYAGAVDALTQSNTLQPNAATRVNLGSALLAAARYSEAETVLRAVVVADASNAAAWYQLGLARRALGREAEAQTSFRTAANLGDARARSALKVKAGAP; encoded by the coding sequence GTGTCTCATAAACTCCCCATACTGCTGCTCAGTGCTGCATTGACGTTCGCCGCTTCGGGTCAAACCTTGGCTCAGACGGCTGCTGAAGAGATCGGTGTGACGCAGATCAGCACCACGTTGCAACAAACGCAGCCGACCGCTCCGCAGATCAAGATTCCCGCCGTCATCACCCAGGCCGTCCAGGCGACCAATGCTGCTGCCGATGCACTCAATGCTGTTCCCTCAGGCCCGGCCCTGCCGCCAGTGGTGCCGCCCACCCCGGTGTATCTGGCAGGGCTGAGCACCGCTCAACAGAGCCTCCAGGCCGGAAACTACCGTCAGGCCCAGAAGCAGTACGAAGCGCTGGTAGCCCAGAACTATCAGAACCCGCAGGCGCATTTCGGCCTGGGTCTCAGTCTGTTCGCGCAGTCTGATCTGAACGGCGCAAAATTCGAATTCTCGCAGCTGGCCGCGCTCGATCCGTCGGGCTTCGAGGGGCCGTATAACCTGGGTGTCATCGCCAGTCGGCAGGGCCAGTCGGCGGAAGCGCTGACGCAGTTCGGCAAGGCTGCCGGGCTGGCACGCGGCAAGGTCACGGTGGCAGTCATGCGGCAGGTGCTCGAAGCGCTGGCGGGCGAGCAGACCCGCAAGCAGGATTATACCGGGCTGGTCGCCACGCTCTCCGAGATGAGCCGCGCAGAACCCACCGACCTGACCTTGCAGGTGCGTGAGGCTCAGGCGCTGGTGCTGTCGGGCCAGGGCACGGTGGCGTTGCCGGTGCTGTACGCGGTGCGTCAGACCGATCCGGGGAATGTGGACGCCGCTCTGCTCACCGCCGACATCTATATCGATCAGAAGTTGCAGAGCCGCGCCATCCGTGAACTCGATCTGGCGACAGCCGCCGCCACAGATGGCAGTGCCAAGGGTAGGTTGCTGCTGCACAAGGCCGAACTGCTGGCTGCCGTGTCTCCGTCCAAAGATGCGCTTCAGGCAGCTGTAGCCGCCACCCAGGCCGACAGCCGGAACGCGGCTGCCTTCGCCAAACTCGGAGAACTGCGCTTTGCCCGCACCGACCGTTCGGGCGCACTGAGCGCGTGGCAGGCAGCCGTGAAGCTCGAACCCAAAAACGGGCTGTACCGCGCCAATCTGGCCGTGGTGCGCCTGAGTCTGGGTCAGCTCTCGGAGGCTGCCCAGGATGCCCGTAGCGCCTCCAACCTGTCGAGCGACAATGCCACGGTGGCCCGCGCCCAGTTTGTGCTGGGGGTGGCGTCTTACCGTCAGAAGGCGTATGCCCAGGCGCGTTCGGTGCTCGCCAGCAGCGTCCTAAAAGCCCCCAGCGCCGAAGCTTATCTGTGGCTTGGTCTGACCAGCTACGCGCTGAAGGATTACGCTGGAGCCGTGGACGCCCTGACCCAGAGCAATACGCTTCAGCCGAATGCGGCGACCCGTGTCAATCTGGGTTCGGCACTGCTGGCCGCTGCCCGCTACAGCGAAGCCGAGACGGTGCTGCGTGCGGTGGTGGTGGCCGACGCCAGCAACGCCGCCGCGTGGTATCAGCTTGGGCTGGCGCGGCGTGCGCTGGGCCGTGAGGCCGAAGCGCAGACTTCGTTCCGCACCGCCGCCAATCTCGGTGATGCCCGCGCCCGCAGCGCCCTGAAGGTGAAGGCTGGAGCCCCCTGA